Proteins encoded within one genomic window of Lysinibacillus louembei:
- a CDS encoding ABC transporter permease — translation MKIRYLLTATIVLSILSLFIGVINIKPTDLLDFQSEETRLFLISRVPRLVAILLAGAGMSIAGLIMQSLSRNKFVSPTTAGTLDATKLGVLVSMMIFTSASYLQKISLAFIFALAGTLLFMQILNRIKFKDAIFIPLIGLMFGNILSSITTFFAYKANIIQNMSAWLQGNFALIMKGRYELLYISVPVLILAYIYANRFTVAGMGEDFAKNLGLSYKFVVNLGLVLVALISTTVVLTVGMIPFLGLIIPNMVSLFKGDNLAKTLPHTALLGMSFLLICDILGRVIIYPYEIPISMTVGVIGSAIFLIMLFRGRAYA, via the coding sequence ATGAAAATAAGATATCTTTTAACTGCAACAATTGTTTTATCAATTCTGTCACTTTTTATTGGGGTTATCAATATTAAGCCGACTGATTTGCTTGATTTCCAATCTGAGGAAACAAGGTTATTCCTTATAAGCCGTGTACCTAGACTTGTCGCTATTTTGCTAGCAGGCGCAGGGATGAGTATTGCTGGTTTAATTATGCAAAGCTTAAGTCGCAATAAATTCGTGTCACCAACAACAGCAGGTACACTTGATGCGACAAAATTAGGCGTGCTAGTTTCGATGATGATATTTACAAGCGCAAGCTATTTACAAAAAATATCGCTTGCTTTCATATTTGCATTAGCTGGAACGCTGCTATTTATGCAAATACTAAACCGCATTAAATTCAAAGATGCGATTTTCATTCCATTGATCGGCTTAATGTTTGGTAATATTTTATCTTCTATTACGACATTCTTTGCGTACAAAGCAAATATTATACAAAATATGTCAGCTTGGCTACAGGGGAATTTTGCATTAATTATGAAAGGTCGTTATGAGCTTTTATACATAAGTGTACCAGTGCTTATATTAGCATACATTTATGCTAACCGCTTTACTGTTGCGGGTATGGGAGAGGACTTTGCAAAAAATTTAGGTCTATCCTATAAATTTGTTGTGAATTTAGGCTTAGTGCTAGTAGCTCTTATTTCAACAACAGTAGTGCTAACTGTCGGCATGATTCCATTCCTTGGATTAATTATTCCGAACATGGTCTCTTTATTTAAAGGAGATAATTTAGCGAAAACATTACCGCATACGGCATTGCTTGGGATGTCATTCTTATTAATATGCGATATTTTAGGACGCGTTATTATTTATCCTTATGAAATACCGATTAGCATGACAGTCGGTGTGATTGGCAGTGCCATCTTCCTAATCATGTTGTTTAGGGGGAGAGCATATGCGTAA
- a CDS encoding iron chelate uptake ABC transporter family permease subunit, translating into MRNRTKMLVLLGLAIISVALYVFYQLNGNYHYAFPRRLVKVSAMALTGVAIAYSTVVFQTITHNRILTPSVMGLDALYMMVQTIIFFLFGSVSIFVLNAYVNFLTATAAMILFAMIFYRLLFKEGKRPIYFLLLVGMIVGTFLGSVTTFMQVLIDPNEFLNLQSKMFASFNNVNTNLVWLAGIVILLTFIYGWRHMRQLDVMSLGRDTAINLGVPYDKLVQRMLIISSILIAVSTALVGPITFFGLIVANLSYQYFKTYKHSILIVGSCLMSVVALVGGQFVVERIFSFTTTLSVIINFIGGVYFIYLLLKESRSAA; encoded by the coding sequence ATGCGTAATCGTACGAAAATGTTGGTGTTATTGGGCTTAGCGATTATAAGTGTGGCACTTTACGTTTTTTATCAACTAAATGGAAATTATCATTATGCATTTCCACGCCGCCTTGTGAAAGTATCTGCTATGGCATTAACAGGTGTTGCCATTGCCTATTCGACTGTTGTCTTCCAAACAATTACACATAATCGTATTTTAACACCGAGTGTAATGGGGCTTGATGCACTTTATATGATGGTGCAAACAATCATTTTTTTCCTTTTTGGCTCTGTTTCAATTTTTGTGTTAAATGCGTATGTTAACTTTTTGACAGCAACAGCAGCAATGATTTTATTTGCAATGATTTTCTATCGCTTGCTATTTAAAGAAGGTAAGCGCCCAATTTATTTTTTATTATTAGTAGGGATGATTGTTGGTACATTTTTAGGTAGTGTCACAACATTCATGCAAGTATTGATTGACCCTAATGAGTTTTTAAACTTACAAAGCAAAATGTTTGCTAGCTTTAATAATGTCAATACGAATTTAGTTTGGCTAGCAGGTATTGTTATTTTGTTAACATTTATTTATGGCTGGCGTCATATGAGACAGCTTGATGTTATGTCTCTTGGACGCGATACAGCGATTAACTTAGGTGTGCCGTATGATAAGCTTGTCCAACGTATGTTGATTATTTCTTCTATATTAATTGCTGTTTCAACTGCGCTTGTTGGACCTATCACTTTCTTCGGTTTAATCGTAGCGAATTTGTCTTATCAATACTTTAAAACGTATAAACATTCTATATTAATTGTAGGCTCTTGTTTAATGAGCGTTGTTGCTTTAGTTGGTGGACAGTTTGTCGTAGAGCGAATTTTTAGCTTTACAACAACATTGAGTGTGATTATAAACTTTATAGGTGGCGTATACTTTATCTACCTATTATTAAAGGAAAGTAGGTCTGCAGCATGA
- a CDS encoding iron ABC transporter ATP-binding protein encodes MIQVKEITKYFGKKPVVQDVSIDIAPRKITSFIGPNGAGKSTLLSMVSRLMNADTGEVLLDKSDVRRWKSEEFAKRVSILKQSNFMNVRLTIRELVGFGRFPYSKGHLKPEDEVKIDEAIEYMNLADIQHNYLDELSGGQRQRAFIAMVIAQDTEYILLDEPLNNLDMKHSVQIMKILRKLVDELGKTVIIVLHDINFASVYSDYIVALKDGRVVKNGPTQDIINSIALKEIYDMDIPVQEQNGCRICVYFNS; translated from the coding sequence ATGATTCAAGTAAAGGAAATTACGAAATACTTTGGGAAGAAGCCAGTTGTGCAAGATGTCAGCATCGATATCGCACCACGTAAGATTACATCATTTATCGGTCCTAATGGTGCAGGTAAATCAACCCTTTTATCAATGGTAAGCCGTTTAATGAATGCTGATACTGGCGAAGTATTACTTGATAAATCAGATGTACGTCGTTGGAAATCAGAGGAATTTGCAAAGCGTGTATCCATTTTAAAGCAGTCTAATTTTATGAATGTTCGCTTAACGATTCGTGAACTAGTAGGCTTTGGCCGTTTTCCATATTCAAAAGGGCATTTAAAGCCTGAGGATGAAGTGAAAATTGATGAAGCGATTGAATACATGAATTTAGCTGATATTCAGCATAATTATTTAGATGAATTATCTGGCGGTCAACGCCAACGTGCCTTCATCGCAATGGTTATTGCACAGGACACAGAGTACATTTTATTAGACGAACCTTTAAACAATTTGGATATGAAACACTCTGTACAAATAATGAAAATTTTGCGTAAGCTTGTAGATGAATTAGGGAAAACGGTTATTATTGTTCTACATGATATTAACTTTGCTTCAGTTTACTCAGACTATATCGTCGCATTAAAAGATGGGCGAGTTGTCAAAAATGGTCCAACACAGGACATTATTAATTCAATTGCATTAAAAGAAATTTATGATATGGACATCCCCGTTCAAGAACAGAATGGTTGTCGCATTTGCGTATATTTTAATTCATAA
- a CDS encoding siderophore ABC transporter substrate-binding protein, whose protein sequence is MKNWKLLTLLMAMMLLVLAACGSKDKEEGTTSTEGEGQQEENKTEEAAYSVTIPGSTIEGRDGNTVFEEVTLDKKPEKVVVFDNGFLDTLDALGVEVTAVVQGSMPAYLSKFEDSKYENAGTLFEPDYEKLSSIQPDIIFISGRAAAAYAELSKIAPTVYVGVDNKNFLESFKANVELAGKIFDKEQEAADAFAAYQAKVDEVKAATGASEEKALVVLGSEGALSAYGSGSRFGVVHDVFGAKQADDKIEASTHGMEASFEYVLDVNPDILFVVDRDAVVNENGESGTKGAIENEIVSGTNAVKNGKVFYLNPETWYLSGGGLQSETSKAEDVLKAYK, encoded by the coding sequence ATGAAAAACTGGAAATTACTTACTTTGTTAATGGCTATGATGCTGTTAGTATTAGCAGCTTGTGGTTCAAAGGATAAAGAAGAAGGAACAACTTCAACAGAAGGCGAAGGTCAACAAGAGGAAAATAAAACTGAAGAAGCAGCATATTCAGTAACAATCCCAGGTAGCACAATCGAAGGTCGTGATGGTAACACAGTATTTGAAGAAGTAACACTTGATAAAAAACCAGAAAAAGTAGTTGTATTTGACAATGGTTTCCTTGATACTTTAGATGCTTTAGGTGTAGAAGTAACAGCAGTAGTTCAAGGTTCTATGCCAGCATATTTAAGCAAATTTGAAGACTCTAAATATGAAAATGCAGGTACTTTATTCGAGCCAGATTATGAAAAATTATCTTCAATTCAACCAGATATCATTTTCATCTCTGGTCGTGCAGCAGCAGCATACGCAGAGCTTTCTAAAATTGCACCAACTGTTTATGTAGGTGTTGATAACAAAAACTTCTTAGAGTCATTTAAAGCGAATGTTGAATTAGCAGGTAAAATTTTTGACAAAGAACAAGAAGCAGCAGATGCATTTGCTGCATATCAAGCAAAAGTAGATGAAGTAAAAGCTGCAACAGGTGCTTCTGAAGAAAAAGCATTAGTTGTTTTAGGTAGCGAAGGTGCGTTATCTGCATATGGTAGCGGTTCACGTTTTGGCGTAGTACATGATGTATTTGGTGCAAAACAAGCTGATGACAAGATCGAAGCTTCAACACATGGTATGGAAGCATCATTTGAATATGTACTTGATGTAAACCCAGATATTTTATTTGTAGTTGACCGTGATGCAGTTGTAAATGAAAACGGCGAATCAGGTACAAAAGGTGCAATCGAAAATGAAATCGTTAGTGGTACTAATGCTGTGAAAAACGGCAAAGTATTCTACTTAAATCCAGAAACTTGGTACTTATCAGGTGGCGGTTTACAATCAGAAACTTCAAAAGCTGAAGATGTGTTAAAGGCATATAAATAA
- a CDS encoding antibiotic biosynthesis monooxygenase family protein → MFVQIKRIVVTEGNSEKIVERFGSKPGEPSLLERQPGFLDKQVLVKKVRRGDEEVLVMVRWESEEAWKNWEKSPEHIAGHKASAGQPKPEFVIESGQEVYYVKG, encoded by the coding sequence ATGTTTGTACAAATCAAACGTATCGTAGTCACTGAAGGAAATTCAGAAAAGATTGTAGAACGCTTTGGTTCAAAGCCAGGAGAGCCTTCTCTATTAGAGAGACAGCCAGGCTTTTTGGATAAACAAGTATTAGTAAAAAAGGTTCGCCGTGGTGATGAAGAAGTGCTAGTCATGGTTCGTTGGGAATCAGAGGAAGCATGGAAAAACTGGGAGAAAAGCCCTGAGCACATCGCTGGTCATAAAGCGAGTGCTGGTCAGCCTAAACCAGAGTTCGTTATTGAAAGTGGACAAGAAGTATATTATGTAAAAGGTTAA
- a CDS encoding alpha/beta hydrolase, producing the protein MNFDITSAHTNYTYHINVYVPEVDMPEEGFSVVYVLDGSSYFHFVKEIVRLQSINAAKTEVFPSIIVGVGHGEDMRMRRFYDFTAPAETYVYPEKFRGAFDGQHGGAADFSRFLEEELKPIIQADYPVNKSKEILFGHSLGGYFTLWQLFNAPASYYKYIAISPSIWWNEHELFRYADAFLAKYSELPAKLFTGAGGLEEFMVDDAQKMAQQLSAVMDTAFYVAPDENHGSVVPTIMSRALRFVNN; encoded by the coding sequence ATGAATTTTGATATAACATCAGCACATACAAATTATACGTATCATATTAATGTTTATGTACCAGAGGTGGATATGCCAGAGGAAGGATTTTCGGTTGTTTACGTATTGGATGGCTCTTCATATTTTCATTTTGTAAAAGAAATTGTTCGTTTACAAAGTATCAATGCAGCAAAAACGGAAGTGTTTCCTTCGATTATCGTTGGAGTTGGTCATGGTGAGGATATGCGAATGCGTCGGTTTTATGATTTTACTGCACCAGCAGAAACCTATGTTTATCCAGAGAAATTTAGAGGAGCATTTGATGGGCAGCATGGTGGTGCAGCGGACTTCAGCCGTTTTTTAGAGGAAGAATTGAAGCCAATTATTCAAGCGGATTATCCAGTAAATAAAAGCAAAGAAATATTGTTTGGACATTCATTAGGAGGCTATTTCACACTTTGGCAATTGTTTAATGCACCAGCTAGCTATTATAAATACATTGCGATTAGCCCATCTATTTGGTGGAATGAGCATGAATTATTCCGATATGCAGATGCATTTTTAGCAAAATATAGCGAGCTACCAGCTAAATTATTTACAGGTGCTGGTGGTCTGGAAGAGTTTATGGTCGATGATGCACAGAAGATGGCACAGCAATTAAGCGCAGTAATGGATACGGCATTTTATGTTGCTCCGGATGAAAATCACGGATCGGTTGTGCCAACGATTATGAGTCGTGCCTTACGCTTTGTGAATAATTAA